In Colias croceus chromosome 19, ilColCroc2.1, the following are encoded in one genomic region:
- the LOC123700276 gene encoding uncharacterized protein LOC123700276 encodes MGNHSSHEKSATDGSGSGTSTPRGSTRGTRSGSSGELQGQQEKAESQPLSLVPVEKLGKLLVQRSQKEDGVNGVTENSFTKYLFPRYPELARQFYRYIHKLGKCKNKHIPLAAFRQQCERILAMLDDSVIIETYVRMFCTDTEEATVTPDDLRSLLYVSYKLSMDYYPEGPQTCLLINKTLTAVVKGCFNNKDSHSVGFVVRWLEEHCHRLIFPVHRYCVHLLATRHRELETQLEASPGESGTGIELATPVLERAGPSAALLPTSAAWLVAAALPQVYTRPLRPPPGTSASAAWLSRLVCALPSHWAPLYSSGEHGLGANRFLHHTLAYRGPTLVVVSGGSAGDDEVRVVVASPQEWRETHQYWGSADCALLQLYPKFCVVEVGARMLYLNTHIRGYPRGLRAGADPRAPLLDINDAFDGFRFQGVPYQLRAIEVWGCGDQALRETQLDIKKWQVKEAERQRNVKISAADWIEHPDRYLLELAGRPQYNNSAS; translated from the exons ATGGGTAATCATAGTAGTCATGAAAAGAGTGCTACAGATGGTAGTGGAAGTGGGACCAGCACCCCGCGAGGTTCTACTCGTGGGACGAGGTCTGGGTCCAGCGGGGAGCTGCAAGGTCAGCAAGAAAAAGCGGAAAGCCAACCTTTGTCACtcgtccctgtagaaaaaCTCGGCAAG TTACTGGTTCAACGATCCCAGAAAGAAGATGGCGTCAATGGTGTCACAGAAAATTCATTCACA AAGTACCTGTTCCCGCGGTACCCGGAGCTGGCGCGGCAGTTCTACCGCTACATCCACAAGCTGGGCAAGTGCAAGAACAAGCACATCCCGCTGGCCGCGTTCCGCCAGCAGTGTGAGAGGATACTCGCCATGTTGGACGATAGTGTCATCATCGAGACTTATGTTAG AATGTTCTGCACCGACACAGAGGAGGCAACGGTGACGCCAGACGACTTGCGAAGCCTCCTGTATGTTAGCTATAAGTTATCTATGGACTACTACCCTGAAGGACCACAGACTTGTTTGCTG ataaataaaacgtTAACAGCAGTGGTCAAAGGCTGCTTTAACAACAAGGACTCGCACAGCGTGGGCTTCGTGGTACGCTGGTTAGAGGAGCACTGTCACCGCCTTATATTCCCTGTTCACAG GTACTGCGTTCACTTGTTGGCCACTCGGCACCGCGAGCTGGAGACGCAGCTGGAGGCGAGCCCCGGCGAGAGCGGCACGGGCATCGAGCTGGCGACCCCGGTGCTGGAGCGCGCCGGGCCCAGCGCCGCGCTGCTGCCCACCTCCGCAGCGTGGCTGGTGGCCGCGGCACTGCCTCAG GTGTACACGCGGCCGCTGCGCCCGCCGCCGGGCACGAGCGCCAGCGCGGCGTGGCTGTCGCGGCTCGTGTGCGCGCTGCCCTCGCACTGGGCGCCGCTCTACTCGTCCGGCGAGCACGGGCTCGGCGCCAACCGCTTCCTGCACCACACGCTCGCCTACCG AGGCCCAACGCTAGTGGTGGTGTCAGGCGGGAGCGCGGGGGACGACGAAGTGCGCGTGGTGGTCGCGTCGCCGCAGGAGTGGCGCGAGACGCACCAGTACTGGGGCAGCGCCGACTGCGCGCTGCTGCAGCTCTACCCCAA GTTCTGCGTGGTGGAGGTGGGCGCGCGTATGCTGTACCTGAACACGCACATCCGCGGCTACCCGCGCGGGCTGCGCGCCGGCGCCGACCCGAGGGCTCCACTGCTTGATATTAACGACGCCTTCGACGGCTTCCGCTTCCAGGGCGTGCCCTACCAGCTGAGGGCTATTGAG GTGTGGGGCTGCGGAGACCAGGCATTGCGAGAGACACAGCTCGATATCAAGAAGTGGCAGGTGAAGGAGGCCGAGCGCCAGAGGAAT GTAAAGATCTCAGCAGCGGACTGGATAGAGCATCCCGACAGATATTTACTAGAGTTGGCGGGTCGGCCGCAGTACAATAACTCTGCGTCATAG
- the LOC123700152 gene encoding nose resistant to fluoxetine protein 6-like, with translation MGLLLLCVLTAAAAVEFNDDTYYAMPPLYLQDDYEQCLATRGTYCLGSFHLSGSDQNEIANIIKAYSSQVHRFNHTLMHRGICLSSTCPHIEEQLAPTQRFERCMRNLTSSKYGLNSKLVKFEYCKTRDTPPLVPIDGVDFGFLAVCVVILLGNVVGTLYDVFRDQSNKPNRLLVAWSLRANFKRLAKTFENDDTNMSRLNPIHGTKAIFLMLVMMAHSVIIYHSAYLYNPLFLEINRQHPLATILHNGSVIVQTFIILSCFLFTYNFLLHVESNPEKKFGFRVFFGIILHRLARITPISLFMVGFTATWNRFVSDGALWRPIMEKQCQSCREKWWAQALYINNFYKPDTKCLLQTWFLAVDMQLYVLAVIITMLVVRWKKTAVKILGGLVITAVVANFIASYYFDLKAIVFVTYPELLRNLYEGERSFNWLYAAPWGSLPCSLLGVFLGFLYYHLKADDVKVSEYKWFRIVYRFTTPCMLAWILSGYFLQGDRPRFVTALYAALDRPVFGAVMCTMLLGMFYRIDNFWWRFLSWGGWQILGRMSLSVLMTHWSFNLFQIAIQSNLSRISFFDVAGHWYVTMFATYTVSFPIHLLVEVPLQKFLQAVLGV, from the exons ATGGGGTTGCTGCTTCTCTGTGTGCTCACCGCGGCGGCGGCGGTCGAGTTTAACG ATGACACGTACTACGCGATGCCGCCCCTGTACCTGCAGGACGACTACGAACAGTGCCTGGCGACGCGCGGCACCTACTGCCTCGGATCCTTTCACCTCAGCGGATCTGATCAGAACGAAATTgccaatattattaaa GCGTACTCCAGCCAAGTCCACCGCTTCAATCACACGCTCATGCACCGGGGCATCTGCCTCTCGTCCACGTGCCCCCACATCGAGGAGCAGCTTGCCCCGACCCAGCGCTTCGAGCGCTGCATGCGCAACCTCACGAGTTCGAAGTACGGCCTGAACTCCAAGCTGGTCAAGTTCGAGTACTGCAAGACGAGAGACACGCCACCCCTGGTGCCGATAGATGGAGTGGACTTCGGCTTCCTAGCGGTGTGCGTGGTCATCCTGCTTGGCAACGTGGTGGGGACGTTGTATGATGTGTTTAGAGATCAGAGCAATAAGC CAAATCGTTTACTGGTGGCTTGGTCGCTTCGGGCCAACTTCAAACGACTGGCCAAAACATTTGAGAATGATGACACCAATATGTCGCGCCTCAACCCAATCCACGGCACCAA AGCTATATTCCTAATGTTGGTGATGATGGCTCACTCGGTCATCATCTATCATTCTGCGTATCTCTACAACCCACTTTTCTTGGAAATT AACCGCCAGCACCCTCTAGCGACGATCCTGCACAACGGCTCCGTGATCGTGCAGACCTTCATCATCCTGTCCTGCTTCCTCTTCACGTACAACTTCTTGCTGCATGTGGAGAGTAATCCGGAGAAGAAGTTCGGATTTAGAGTCTTCTTCGGCATTATTTTGCATAGATTGGCCAG GATAACCCCGATATCCCTGTTCATGGTGGGCTTCACGGCCACCTGGAACCGCTTCGTGTCTGACGGTGCGCTGTGGAGGCCCATCATGGAGAAGCAGTGCCAGAGCTGCCGGGAGAAGTGGTGGGCGCAGGCGCTGTATATTAACAACTTCTACAAGCCAGACACAAAGTGCTTGTTGCAGACTTG GTTCTTAGCAGTAGACATGCAGCTGTACGTGCTGGCCGTGATCATCACCATGCTGGTAGTGCGGTGGAAGAAGACCGCTGTGAAGATACTGGGTGGCCTGGTGATCACCGCGGTTGTGGCCAACTTCATTGCCTCGTATTACTTTGATTTGAAGGCAATCGTCTTTGTTACTTATCCTGA attGCTCCGAAACCTCTACGAGGGTGAGCGTTCATTCAATTGGCTGTACGCGGCGCCGTGGGGCAGCCTGCCCTGCTCCCTGCTGGGTGTCTTTCTCGGCTTCCTGTACTACCACCTGAAGGCTGATGACGTCAAAGTTTCCGAGTATAAG TGGTTCCGCATAGTATACCGGTTCACCACCCCGTGCATGCTGGCGTGGATCCTGTCGGGGTACTTCCTGCAGGGCGACCGGCCGCGCTTCGTCACGGCGCTGTACGCGGCGCTCGACCGGCCCGTGTTCGGGGCGGTCATGTGCACCATGCTGCTGGGCATGTTCTATCGGATTGATA ATTTCTGGTGGCGCTTCCTTTCGTGGGGCGGTTGGCAGATCCTGGGCCGCATGTCACTGTCAGTTCTGATGACGCACTGGTCCTTCAACCTGTTCCAGATTGCTATCCAGAGCAATTTGAGCAGGATATCCTTCTTTGACGTT GCTGGTCATTGGTACGTGACAATGTTTGCAACGTACACAGTGTCGTTCCCGATACATTTGTTGGTCGAAGTGCCGCTGCAGAAATTCCTACAAGCTGTTCTAGGAGTATAA